In a single window of the Chelonia mydas isolate rCheMyd1 chromosome 8, rCheMyd1.pri.v2, whole genome shotgun sequence genome:
- the NSUN4 gene encoding 5-methylcytosine rRNA methyltransferase NSUN4, whose product MAALRGPARRLLPPGGLAGLGLPPRRYRYKEKWAGTAPKISATRLALQNFDMNYSVQFGSVWPSIRVSLLSEQKYGALVNNFSDANRVSQELELLNAVDFVYESQKAAWHMQWDSRVEGVRGEETAPQETHSEQLSVEQTQTPSLLSASISPNIKCYTFSKGDVSRFPPARPDALGTLGYYLLDAASLLPVLALNVQPGDLVLDLCAAPGGKTLALLQTGCCRHLAANDISASRSNRLRRVLCSYVPKDISAGVRITSWDGRNWGELEGDTYNRVLVDVPCTTDRHSVMEENNNIFSRKRLKERQTLPMLQMQLLLAGLLAARPGGEVVYSTCSLSQLQNEYVVERAVEVAETQYNINVHVEDLSYFRRLFQDTFSFFADCRLGELVLPHLTANFGPMYFCKLRREQ is encoded by the exons GCTGGCACTGCTCCCAAGATCTCGGCCACCCGGCTGGCTCTGCAGAACTTCGACATGAACTACAGTGTGCAGTTTGGCAGCGTGTGGCCCTCAATCCGCGTCAGCCTCCTCTCGGAACAGAAATACGGCGCCCTTGTCAACAACTTCTCTGACGCCAACAGGGTCAGCCAAGAGCTGGAACTTCTAAACGCTGTGGATTTTGTTTATGAATCTCAGAAAGCAGCTTGGCACATGCAGTGGGATTCACGTGTAGAAGGAGTGAGGGGTGAGGAAACAGCGCCCCAAGAAACCCACAGTGAACAGTTGTCTGTGGAACAAACACAGACGCCGTCATTGCTTTCTGCATCTATCAGCCCCAACATCAAGTGTTACACGTTCTCTAAAGGAGATGTCAGTCGGTTTCCTCCGGCAAG ACCAGACGCTTTAGGAACCCTTGGCTACTATCTGCTGGATGCAGCATCGCTCTTGCCTGTCTTGGCTCTCAATGTGCAGCCTGGTGACCTAGTCCTTGAcctctgtgcagcacctggtggCAAGACGCTGGCTCTTCTGCAAACAGGGTGTTGCA GGCACCTGGCCGCCAACGATATCTCTGCTTCCCGCAGTAACAGGCTGCGCAGAGTTCTCTGTAGCTACGTTCCCAAAGACATCAGCGCTGGTGTGCGCATCACATCCTGGGATGGAAGGAATTGGGGGGAACTGGAGGGGGACACTTACAATAGG GTGCTTGTGGATGTGCCGTGCACGACTGATAGACACTCCGTCATGGAAGAGAACAACAATATTTTCAGTCGAAAGAGATTGAAGGAGCGTCAGACGTTGCCGATGCTGCAGATGCAGCTGCTTCT CGCTGGACTCCTCGCTGCCAGACCAGGAGGGGAAGTGGTGTACTCCACATGCTCCCTGTCTCAGCTACAGAATGAGTACGTTGTCGAGAGAGCTGTTGAGGTAGCAGAAACCCAATACAACATCAATGTCCACGTTGAAGACTTAAGCTACTTCAGGAGACTCTTCCAggacacattttctttctttgcagaCTGCAGGCTGGGGGAGCTTGtccttccccacctcacagcCAACTTTGGACCCATGTACTTCTGCAAATTACGTCGGGAACAGTAG